One genomic window of Stigmatella ashevillena includes the following:
- the menC gene encoding o-succinylbenzoate synthase, producing the protein MRITETRLTPSRLELIRPLKTARATYTLREGFLVQLVDEEGRIGQGEAMPLVEFGTESLGVCQQVLHSHLRGLRDQNLADNLDAIEDAFALPSQGPGQGRVLRLRPTEEIPHAPAADHAVELALLDLLAQRREISLSRLLDRAARAEVLVNALLTAEEPQELAEEARKAVAEGYRTVKLKVAGRPLDEDEARVRAVRQAVGPEVNIRLDANGGWSETEAVHAVDRLGWYGLELCEQPVPPQELRALWRLQRRAPFPLAADEALASPEAIPVLLGVAGGMPAARAFVLKPMVLGGLLPALMFARQAASIGLEAFVTSALDGVVSRAGAAHLAAALPSGRLASGLAVGSLFVREEPVEHPFRPIQGKIRLPDAPGLGLLP; encoded by the coding sequence ATGCGCATCACGGAGACGAGGCTCACGCCGTCGCGGCTGGAGCTGATCCGGCCGCTGAAGACGGCGCGGGCCACTTACACGCTACGAGAGGGCTTTCTCGTTCAGCTGGTGGATGAAGAGGGACGGATCGGCCAGGGCGAGGCCATGCCGCTGGTGGAGTTCGGGACCGAGTCTCTCGGCGTGTGTCAGCAGGTGCTCCACAGCCACCTCCGGGGGCTGCGCGATCAGAATCTCGCGGACAACCTGGACGCCATCGAGGATGCCTTCGCGCTGCCTTCGCAGGGGCCGGGGCAGGGCAGGGTGCTCCGGCTGCGCCCCACGGAAGAGATCCCCCACGCGCCCGCCGCGGATCACGCCGTGGAGCTGGCGCTGTTGGACCTGCTCGCACAGCGGCGGGAGATCTCCTTGAGCCGGCTCTTGGACCGGGCGGCGCGCGCCGAGGTGCTCGTCAACGCGCTGTTGACGGCGGAGGAGCCTCAGGAACTGGCCGAAGAGGCCCGGAAGGCCGTGGCCGAGGGGTACAGGACCGTCAAGCTCAAGGTGGCCGGCCGCCCCCTCGATGAGGATGAGGCGCGGGTTCGTGCGGTCCGTCAGGCGGTGGGCCCCGAGGTGAACATCCGGCTGGATGCGAACGGAGGCTGGTCGGAGACGGAGGCCGTTCACGCGGTGGACCGCCTGGGGTGGTACGGGCTGGAGCTGTGTGAGCAACCCGTGCCGCCGCAGGAGCTGCGCGCCTTGTGGCGGCTCCAGCGCCGGGCGCCCTTTCCGCTGGCCGCGGATGAGGCGCTCGCCTCGCCCGAGGCGATTCCGGTGCTTCTGGGGGTCGCGGGTGGGATGCCCGCGGCGCGCGCGTTCGTCCTGAAGCCCATGGTGCTGGGGGGCTTGCTGCCGGCGCTGATGTTCGCGCGCCAAGCGGCCAGCATCGGGTTGGAGGCATTCGTCACGAGCGCGTTGGATGGGGTGGTGTCCCGGGCGGGAGCGGCGCACCTGGCGGCGGCGCTGCCCTCGGGCCGCCTGGCCTCGGGGCTGGCCGTGGGAAGCCTCTTTGTCCGCGAGGAGCCCGTGGAGCACCCTTTCCGGCCCATCCAGGGGAAAATCCGGCTGCCGGATGCGCCGGGGCTCGGACTTCTTCCATGA
- a CDS encoding 1,4-dihydroxy-2-naphthoate polyprenyltransferase, whose product MTADGLVPSSGSSAGAWLLAIRPKTLTAAFVPVGVGTGLAFGMGVGRWLPALAALGGALLIQIGTNLTNDYYDFKKGADTAERLGPVRVTQSGLLAPGQVLAGALACFALAILSGIYLVWVGGWPIVAIGLSSVLFGYAYTGGPFPLAYHGLGDVFVFLFFGLVAVAGTYYVQALTVSPAAWWAAIPVGSLGTALLVVNNLRDVHTDQKAGKRTLVVRLGTKAGKAEYVLMLVAAYATPFLLFGLGLASAWVFLALLSAPLAVGPTRLVFGAQGSALNSALGATARLQLVFGLLFAVGLYLR is encoded by the coding sequence ATGACCGCTGATGGCCTTGTCCCTTCCTCGGGTTCTTCCGCCGGTGCCTGGTTGCTGGCCATCCGCCCCAAGACCCTCACGGCGGCGTTCGTTCCGGTGGGGGTCGGCACAGGGCTGGCGTTCGGCATGGGGGTGGGACGCTGGCTGCCCGCGCTCGCGGCACTCGGCGGGGCCCTGCTGATCCAGATCGGCACCAACCTCACCAACGATTACTACGACTTCAAGAAGGGCGCGGACACCGCCGAACGGCTCGGGCCGGTGCGCGTCACCCAGAGCGGGCTCCTGGCGCCAGGGCAGGTGCTGGCTGGAGCGCTGGCGTGCTTCGCGCTGGCCATCCTCTCGGGCATCTACCTGGTGTGGGTGGGCGGGTGGCCCATCGTGGCCATTGGCCTGAGTTCCGTGCTGTTTGGCTATGCCTACACGGGAGGGCCCTTTCCCCTGGCGTACCACGGGCTGGGGGATGTGTTCGTCTTCCTCTTCTTCGGGCTCGTGGCGGTCGCGGGCACCTACTACGTCCAGGCGCTGACCGTGAGTCCGGCGGCGTGGTGGGCCGCCATTCCCGTGGGCTCGTTGGGCACGGCGCTGCTGGTCGTCAACAACCTGCGGGACGTGCACACCGACCAGAAGGCGGGCAAGCGCACGTTGGTGGTGCGGCTGGGGACGAAGGCTGGGAAGGCCGAGTATGTGCTGATGCTGGTGGCGGCCTATGCCACGCCCTTCCTCCTGTTCGGATTGGGACTGGCCAGTGCCTGGGTTTTCCTGGCGCTTTTGAGCGCTCCCCTGGCTGTGGGTCCGACGAGACTCGTCTTCGGGGCACAAGGCTCGGCATTGAACTCCGCCTTGGGGGCAACGGCGCGCCTGCAGCTGGTGTTCGGGCTACTCTTCGCGGTGGGGCTGTACCTGAGGTGA
- the menH gene encoding 2-succinyl-6-hydroxy-2,4-cyclohexadiene-1-carboxylate synthase, with translation MGVTLAHSVWGEGSQPLLLLHGFTGNRTSFDHLRPLLGSAVKAIVVDLPGHGETPLPSKRGREGFLETVDALVALLDQLKLPSVDLLGYSQGARLALAAAVHAPQRFGRLILESGSPGLHRRQERAARRESDTQLASFLRAQGVDAFVDRWEALPLFEGLRNLPPSQLQALRERRLSCTIEGLAGALECLGTGEQPDFWPALYRQRLPTLLLTGEKDTKFTQLARKMASELPVVWRHAFSGCGHAPHLEAPEAYAGEVLSFLQTPWYEAPPFESLADTIHT, from the coding sequence ATGGGCGTGACCCTGGCGCACAGCGTCTGGGGAGAGGGTTCCCAGCCGCTCCTGTTGCTGCATGGCTTCACGGGCAACCGCACCTCGTTTGATCACCTGCGCCCGCTGCTGGGCAGCGCGGTGAAGGCCATCGTGGTGGACCTGCCGGGGCATGGCGAGACGCCGCTGCCCAGCAAGCGGGGCCGGGAAGGCTTCCTGGAGACGGTGGATGCGCTGGTAGCGCTGCTGGATCAGCTGAAGCTGCCCTCGGTGGATCTGCTGGGCTACTCCCAGGGAGCAAGGCTCGCGCTCGCCGCGGCGGTCCATGCGCCGCAGCGCTTTGGCCGACTCATCCTGGAGAGTGGCTCTCCGGGCCTGCACCGGCGCCAGGAGCGAGCGGCGCGGCGCGAGTCGGACACCCAACTGGCCTCCTTTCTCCGCGCCCAAGGCGTGGATGCCTTCGTCGACCGCTGGGAAGCGCTGCCGCTGTTCGAGGGGCTGAGGAACCTGCCCCCGTCGCAGCTCCAGGCCCTGCGCGAGCGCCGCCTGTCCTGCACCATCGAGGGATTGGCTGGGGCGCTGGAGTGTCTCGGCACAGGAGAGCAGCCCGATTTCTGGCCCGCCCTGTACCGCCAGCGCCTGCCCACGCTCTTGCTCACGGGTGAGAAGGACACGAAGTTCACCCAGCTGGCGCGCAAGATGGCCTCCGAGCTTCCTGTCGTCTGGCGCCATGCCTTTTCGGGATGTGGGCATGCCCCGCACCTGGAGGCCCCAGAGGCCTACGCGGGTGAAGTGCTCTCCTTCTTGCAGACTCCCTGGTACGAAGCGCCTCCCTTCGAGAGTCTTGCCGACACGATCCACACATGA
- the menD gene encoding 2-succinyl-5-enolpyruvyl-6-hydroxy-3-cyclohexene-1-carboxylic-acid synthase — protein MSDANLNQLWARALVEELVRGGVRHAVVCPGSRSTPLALACQQTEGLKTWSVIDERSAGFFALGIGKRSRTPAVLIATSGTAGAHFYPAVIEASLSNIPMLVLTADRPPELHGWGAPQTVPQARLFGEFARFFADTSVPEASEAGVAHLRATAARAVSVARRAPRGAVHLNVPFREPLAPIAEPFGEERLSALVRQGRPGAPMTHLHASSSRPDPRILERVRQSIAATERGLIVCGPRDEEDGFAQAIAALSHATGYPILAEAASQARYGGGAATISLYDVLLRHAPFAQSHRPELVLRFGGGLTPKRPQQWLDSSGARIILFSDEGALFDPSHRAEHVIEGSAVAACEALTQGLSRGVGGWARDFLHAEQLARNAMEGVFAEQPELSEPRIAHEVVASLPAGANLFISSSMPIRDVDAFAPARGVTLRALSNRGANGIDGIISSALGMAVASEGPSVLLSGDLAFLHDVGGLLTAHRHRLSLTVVVVNNDGGGIFSFLPIAQASEHFEALFGTPHGIDLSHAAALYGARFHRPATPAALRATLAEGLKGGLHIVEVQTDRASNVEHHQRLFTRMAAAVGDGPWA, from the coding sequence ATGTCCGACGCGAACTTGAACCAGCTCTGGGCCCGGGCGCTGGTGGAGGAACTGGTCCGTGGAGGCGTCCGGCACGCCGTGGTCTGCCCGGGTTCACGCTCGACGCCCCTGGCGCTGGCGTGTCAGCAGACCGAGGGGCTGAAGACGTGGTCTGTCATTGATGAGCGCAGCGCCGGCTTCTTCGCGCTGGGCATTGGCAAACGCTCGCGCACCCCGGCGGTGTTGATCGCCACCAGTGGAACGGCGGGAGCGCACTTCTATCCCGCGGTCATCGAGGCGTCGCTGTCGAACATCCCGATGCTGGTGCTGACCGCGGACCGGCCGCCGGAGCTGCACGGGTGGGGAGCGCCGCAGACGGTTCCCCAGGCGCGCCTGTTCGGTGAGTTCGCGCGCTTCTTCGCGGACACCTCGGTGCCCGAGGCGAGCGAGGCGGGGGTGGCTCACCTGCGGGCCACGGCCGCCCGGGCCGTGAGCGTGGCACGCCGCGCGCCTCGAGGCGCGGTGCACCTGAACGTTCCCTTTCGAGAGCCCCTGGCGCCCATCGCCGAACCCTTCGGAGAAGAGCGGCTGTCCGCGCTGGTTCGCCAGGGACGTCCGGGCGCACCGATGACGCACCTCCACGCTTCCTCCTCACGCCCGGACCCCCGGATCCTGGAGCGCGTGCGCCAGAGCATCGCCGCCACGGAGCGAGGGCTCATCGTGTGTGGTCCCCGCGACGAGGAGGACGGCTTCGCCCAGGCCATCGCCGCGTTGTCTCACGCCACGGGCTATCCCATCCTCGCCGAGGCGGCGTCTCAGGCACGCTATGGAGGCGGCGCGGCGACGATCTCGCTGTACGACGTGCTGCTGCGCCACGCCCCCTTCGCGCAGTCGCATCGTCCGGAGCTGGTGCTGCGCTTTGGCGGAGGGCTGACGCCCAAGAGGCCGCAGCAGTGGCTCGACAGCTCGGGGGCACGCATCATTCTCTTCAGCGACGAGGGGGCCTTGTTCGACCCGTCCCATCGCGCGGAGCATGTCATCGAGGGCTCGGCCGTGGCGGCGTGTGAGGCGCTCACGCAGGGCCTGTCGCGCGGGGTGGGCGGTTGGGCACGGGATTTTCTCCACGCGGAGCAGCTGGCCCGGAATGCGATGGAGGGCGTGTTCGCCGAGCAGCCGGAGCTGTCCGAGCCGCGCATCGCCCATGAGGTGGTGGCCTCCCTGCCCGCGGGCGCGAACCTCTTCATCTCCAGCAGCATGCCCATCCGGGACGTGGATGCCTTTGCCCCCGCCCGGGGCGTGACGCTGCGGGCGCTGTCCAACCGGGGCGCCAACGGCATCGATGGCATCATCTCCAGCGCGCTCGGGATGGCGGTGGCCTCGGAGGGGCCCTCGGTGCTGCTCTCGGGAGACCTGGCCTTCCTGCACGATGTGGGGGGCTTGCTCACCGCGCACCGCCACCGCTTGTCGCTCACCGTGGTGGTCGTCAACAACGATGGTGGGGGCATCTTCTCGTTTCTGCCCATCGCCCAGGCCTCGGAGCACTTCGAGGCACTCTTCGGCACCCCCCATGGTATCGATTTGTCACATGCGGCGGCGCTCTACGGGGCGCGGTTTCACCGGCCGGCGACTCCGGCGGCCTTGCGCGCCACGCTGGCCGAGGGATTGAAAGGAGGGCTTCACATCGTGGAAGTCCAGACGGACCGGGCGAGCAACGTGGAACACCATCAGCGGCTCTTCACGCGGATGGCGGCGGCCGTGGGAGACGGACCATGGGCGTGA